The proteins below are encoded in one region of Acidimicrobiia bacterium:
- a CDS encoding peptidylprolyl isomerase, with the protein MIASVNGRELEAVDVEQLHPSGYELDPGETARSLMLIIVHDEFLAGSQAQFGIAPSPAAVAEAFDRRTAAFGDEIEEQLAAMGVTTTRVMFESELDVLRTLVEAELVRTESPGFDIDRAYRTYLMNHATVCLKIIRLAEPDDFEEAQGRIESGEDFADVAAEMSIDPNVTRPEGEVGSGGDYGCGAPAANLPEIANASLDASLGRPTGPFETASGSHLLLVYEREEPRFDEVRDEAVELAIVDQGPDLFTQWGARLLQAAEVVIDESYGVWGFLPESGEVPMVVPTDRQPVVVRQPVEEE; encoded by the coding sequence GTGATCGCTTCGGTGAACGGCCGCGAGCTGGAGGCGGTCGACGTCGAACAGCTCCACCCTTCGGGTTACGAACTCGATCCGGGCGAGACGGCCCGCAGCCTGATGCTCATCATCGTGCACGACGAGTTCCTGGCCGGATCCCAAGCCCAATTCGGTATCGCGCCGAGCCCCGCCGCTGTCGCCGAGGCGTTCGACCGGCGCACCGCGGCCTTCGGCGACGAGATCGAGGAGCAGCTCGCCGCCATGGGCGTCACCACCACCAGGGTGATGTTCGAGTCGGAGCTCGACGTGCTGCGGACGCTCGTCGAGGCCGAACTGGTGCGCACCGAGTCCCCCGGCTTCGACATCGATCGGGCCTACCGGACGTACCTGATGAACCACGCAACGGTGTGCCTCAAGATCATCAGGCTGGCGGAGCCGGATGACTTCGAGGAGGCGCAGGGTCGCATCGAGTCCGGGGAGGACTTCGCCGACGTGGCCGCCGAGATGTCGATCGACCCGAACGTCACGCGCCCGGAGGGCGAGGTCGGCTCCGGCGGCGACTACGGCTGCGGTGCCCCGGCCGCCAACCTGCCGGAGATCGCAAACGCATCGCTCGACGCGTCACTCGGCAGGCCGACGGGACCATTCGAGACCGCTTCGGGCAGCCATCTGCTCCTCGTGTACGAACGGGAGGAGCCCCGGTTCGACGAGGTGCGAGACGAGGCCGTCGAGCTGGCCATCGTCGACCAGGGACCCGACCTGTTCACGCAGTGGGGAGCCCGGCTTCTCCAGGCCGCCGAGGTGGTGATCGACGAGAGTTACGGTGTCTGGGGTTTCCTCCCCGAGTCCGGCGAGGTGCCCATGGTCGTGCCGACCGACCGCCAGCCGGTGGTGGTGCGCCAGCCCGTCGAGGAGGAGTGA
- a CDS encoding NAD(P)-dependent oxidoreductase — MSETMTTVGMIGLGIMGSALTSNLIEDGFDVIGFDIDDGAVEALAARGGGVARSPADLAAGCDVVLIAIATLGVLADIVGGPDGVIAGASPGTPVADLGTLPLEEKLAAREVCAAAGIPFLDCAMSGTGAQAADRDLVFMASGDQDAIERIRPVLGRLGTAVHDVGDFGNATKMKLVANLLVAVHNAAAAEALLLAEKAGIDPHRAIEVLAEGAGGSRMLGVRGPMIADRSYHEAPTARVSMFMKDLGLIEDLARRVGAPTPLLDVTHRLYEETAALGYTASDAAAVHAAIEARAGEPKEHEAQWES; from the coding sequence GTGAGCGAGACCATGACGACGGTTGGGATGATCGGGCTCGGGATCATGGGCAGCGCCCTCACGTCCAACCTGATCGAGGACGGCTTCGACGTGATCGGCTTCGACATCGACGACGGTGCCGTCGAGGCGCTCGCCGCCCGAGGAGGGGGGGTTGCGCGGTCACCGGCCGATCTGGCTGCCGGTTGCGACGTCGTCCTCATCGCGATTGCCACCCTCGGCGTTCTCGCCGACATCGTCGGTGGTCCGGACGGGGTGATCGCAGGGGCGAGCCCGGGGACCCCTGTCGCCGACCTCGGCACGCTGCCACTCGAGGAGAAGCTGGCAGCGCGGGAGGTGTGTGCTGCGGCGGGCATCCCGTTCCTCGATTGCGCCATGAGCGGCACCGGTGCCCAGGCCGCCGACCGCGATCTGGTCTTCATGGCGAGCGGCGACCAGGACGCCATCGAGCGGATCCGGCCGGTCCTCGGGCGACTCGGCACCGCGGTGCACGATGTCGGCGACTTCGGCAACGCCACGAAGATGAAGCTCGTGGCGAATCTCCTGGTCGCCGTGCACAACGCAGCCGCCGCCGAGGCGCTGCTTCTCGCCGAGAAGGCAGGCATCGATCCGCACCGGGCAATCGAGGTGTTGGCCGAGGGTGCCGGCGGGTCCCGCATGCTCGGAGTCCGCGGCCCCATGATCGCCGACCGTTCGTACCACGAGGCGCCGACCGCCCGGGTGAGCATGTTCATGAAGGACCTCGGCCTGATCGAGGACCTGGCGCGCCGGGTCGGGGCACCTACGCCGCTCCTCGACGTCACGCACCGCCTGTACGAGGAGACGGCGGCACTCGGGTACACGGCAAGCGACGCCGCCGCGGTCCATGCCGCCATAGAGGCTCGGGCGGGAGAGCCGAAGGAGCACGAGGCACAATGGGAGAGCTGA
- a CDS encoding heme-binding protein — translation MGELTLDAANRIIAATFSAGRRMGLGRLTVAVLDSGGHLVSLQRQDGSEFLRAGLAVGKAYGAIGMGQSSRSLHERYQRAPGLFQPLSDMTGGKVVPVPGGVLIRDDDGAILGGVGVSGDTASNDEAAATAGIEAAGLLADHGQREEWRRT, via the coding sequence ATGGGAGAGCTGACCCTCGACGCCGCCAACCGGATCATCGCCGCCACCTTCTCCGCAGGAAGGCGGATGGGGCTCGGGCGACTGACTGTCGCCGTGCTCGACTCCGGTGGCCACCTCGTCTCGCTGCAGCGCCAGGACGGATCGGAGTTCCTCAGGGCAGGTCTCGCAGTCGGGAAGGCATACGGGGCAATCGGCATGGGGCAGTCGAGCAGGAGCCTCCACGAGCGCTACCAGCGGGCGCCGGGCCTTTTTCAGCCGCTCTCCGACATGACGGGCGGCAAGGTCGTCCCGGTCCCGGGCGGCGTGCTGATCCGAGACGACGACGGCGCCATCCTCGGAGGCGTTGGCGTGTCGGGAGACACGGCGAGCAACGACGAGGCGGCCGCCACGGCAGGAATCGAGGCCGCTGGGCTGCTCGCAGACCACGGGCAACGGGAAGAGTGGCGCCGCACCTGA
- a CDS encoding dihydroorotase family protein, whose amino-acid sequence MTFDVAVRGATVISASERRNATVCIADGRVASVVEDDGADIDAVTVVDGTGLWLLPGMVDTHVHLMDPGPTDREDFPTGTRAAAARGVTTIVEHTHARPVRSAAELTEKRLHLAGRANVDYGLAAHVWPDDIERLADTWRAGVAFFKIFTCTTHGVPALDAARLRGAFDAIARFGGATLVHCEDEELTASAERALRAAGRDDFGIVIEWRNRQAEAVAVAVAAALALETGVRATIAHVSSPEIVSIIGAARAAGADVAAEACPQYLVLREAEVLTEGPMRKFTPPARARSDDEEEAMWGALRRGDLTHVSTDHAPSTRRQKLAGSIWEAPFGLPGLDTTLPILLDAAIRGRIPPEVIVRAYAEMPARRYGLHPRKGSLMEGADGDFVLVDPAGSWIVTDAEVLSKAGWSPYSGRALGGAHVATYLRGVMVAENGAPLDERTGRFLPGPGAR is encoded by the coding sequence GTGACGTTCGATGTCGCCGTTCGGGGCGCCACCGTGATCTCAGCGTCGGAACGGCGCAACGCGACGGTCTGCATCGCCGACGGCCGGGTGGCATCGGTCGTCGAGGACGACGGAGCCGATATCGATGCGGTCACGGTGGTGGACGGCACCGGCTTGTGGCTCCTCCCTGGAATGGTCGACACCCATGTCCATCTCATGGACCCCGGGCCCACGGACCGCGAGGACTTCCCGACGGGCACCCGCGCCGCCGCGGCGAGGGGAGTCACGACCATCGTCGAGCACACCCATGCGCGTCCGGTGCGCTCGGCCGCCGAACTGACCGAGAAGCGCCTGCACCTCGCGGGCCGGGCCAACGTCGACTACGGACTCGCCGCCCACGTCTGGCCGGACGACATCGAGAGGCTGGCGGACACGTGGCGGGCCGGCGTTGCCTTCTTCAAGATCTTCACCTGCACCACGCACGGAGTGCCAGCACTCGACGCCGCCCGGCTGCGCGGCGCCTTCGATGCCATCGCCCGGTTCGGCGGAGCGACACTCGTCCATTGCGAGGACGAGGAGCTCACGGCGTCGGCCGAGAGGGCGCTGCGTGCCGCCGGGCGTGATGACTTCGGCATCGTCATCGAGTGGCGGAACCGGCAGGCGGAGGCGGTGGCCGTCGCCGTCGCCGCCGCGCTGGCGCTCGAGACGGGTGTGCGGGCGACCATCGCCCACGTGAGCTCGCCAGAGATCGTCTCCATCATCGGCGCCGCCCGGGCGGCCGGCGCAGATGTCGCCGCCGAGGCCTGCCCGCAGTACCTCGTCCTTCGGGAGGCCGAGGTGCTCACGGAGGGCCCGATGCGCAAGTTCACGCCGCCGGCGAGGGCGCGCAGCGACGACGAGGAAGAGGCGATGTGGGGGGCGCTGCGGCGCGGCGACCTGACCCACGTCTCCACGGACCACGCCCCGTCGACGAGGAGGCAGAAGCTGGCCGGGTCGATCTGGGAGGCGCCATTCGGTCTGCCGGGCCTCGACACGACGCTGCCGATCCTGCTCGACGCCGCCATCCGGGGAAGGATCCCACCCGAGGTCATCGTCCGAGCCTATGCCGAGATGCCGGCGCGTCGCTACGGGCTCCATCCCCGGAAGGGGAGCCTGATGGAGGGCGCAGACGGAGACTTCGTGCTCGTCGACCCAGCCGGGAGCTGGATCGTGACGGACGCCGAGGTGCTGTCGAAGGCCGGCTGGAGCCCGTACTCGGGACGGGCTCTGGGCGGTGCTCACGTGGCGACGTACCTGAGGGGCGTGATGGTTGCCGAGAACGGCGCTCCGTTGGACGAACGCACAGGGCGCTTCCTGCCGGGACCCGGAGCCCGATGA
- a CDS encoding cyclase family protein, with product MTRLIDLSQEIYTGMKVYPGHLKTVVFQHATHKETAPRFEGGFSFQTLGFMLNDNGPTHVDSFSHLDPDSEAETIDQMPLDLFFGPAICLDVSHVPVHTDITAEHLDDALASSGLELAPGDMLFFYTGTYDKHKETDEYLTEFAGLGESAAQWIVDKGVKTFGVDSPTPDNPTSRSYPVHMMCRAQHITHYENLVLTDVVGTRFTFVGFPLKVVGAHGGPTRAVAIIDG from the coding sequence ATGACTCGACTGATCGACCTATCGCAGGAGATCTACACGGGGATGAAGGTCTATCCGGGCCATCTCAAGACGGTCGTCTTCCAGCACGCAACCCACAAGGAGACAGCCCCCCGGTTCGAGGGTGGCTTCTCGTTCCAAACCCTCGGCTTCATGCTCAACGACAACGGCCCGACCCACGTCGACTCGTTCAGCCACCTCGACCCCGATTCGGAGGCCGAGACGATCGACCAGATGCCACTCGACCTCTTCTTCGGCCCGGCGATCTGCCTCGACGTGTCCCACGTGCCGGTCCACACGGACATCACCGCCGAGCACCTCGACGATGCGCTCGCCTCCTCGGGCCTCGAGTTGGCGCCGGGCGACATGCTCTTCTTCTACACGGGCACCTACGACAAACACAAGGAAACCGACGAGTACCTGACCGAGTTCGCCGGGCTCGGTGAGTCGGCGGCCCAGTGGATCGTCGACAAGGGCGTCAAGACGTTCGGGGTCGACTCGCCGACCCCGGACAACCCCACGTCGCGGTCGTACCCGGTCCACATGATGTGCCGGGCGCAGCACATCACGCACTACGAGAACCTCGTCCTCACGGACGTCGTCGGCACGCGATTCACATTCGTCGGCTTCCCGTTGAAGGTAGTCGGTGCCCACGGGGGGCCGACGCGTGCGGTCGCCATCATCGACGGCTGA
- a CDS encoding xanthine dehydrogenase family protein molybdopterin-binding subunit — protein MRRFEDERLITGNGRYVADLVPDDALHLWFVRSPVAHGELRSIDSGAALSMPGVVAVYTAADLALDPIPDRSPPWFKSHQMPRRPLVTDRVRYAGDPIAVVVAGSSRQAEDAAEMVWPEIEQLPSVLTFDDAVADDVVLFPNAGSNVVAQASLEAGEEPDLGDLVEVVVDVEHPRLAPSPIEALTILATPVGDGLHVHVGHQAPHEMRDDVVEALGLVRDQVRVTVPDVGGAFGMKRLYPEYLVACKVALLQRRPVAWIQPRREIFAGGTHGRAMRHRVSLWADEAGRVHKAHMRLQTEAGAYPQLGSRIALFTRLVAAGQYDIPRFVFELTSVVTNKAPIAPYRGAGRPEAALAIERAMDAVARALHLDPVDVRRVNFITKLPHETPTGATYDSGDYRAALDRALELLDYEGTRAEQARRRAAGETPIGIGIASFIERAGGAIDSGEYASAAIAGDGTLVVRSGSAPSGQGHETLWRSIAAGVFGVDPATVALHMGDTAEVPQGTGTYASRSVQLAGSSILRMARLVRGRAVAVAARMLEAAEADVEVASGEFRVAGVPGAAVTLAQVAAAAAGTGESLFSEELYVPGAQTFPYGVHAAVVEVDIETGLVTIDRMVAVDDVGNVLDPMSIEGQLVGSIVQGVGAALFEEMRYDESGQPLTVTFMDYLMPQATLRVDVSSDRIVSPAPSNDLGAKGAGEGGCIGMPAAIVNAAIDALTPYGVTDLQIPLQPQRVWAALQAAVGKGPP, from the coding sequence GTGCGACGCTTCGAAGACGAGCGCCTGATCACCGGCAACGGCCGGTATGTGGCCGACCTCGTGCCGGACGACGCTCTGCACCTCTGGTTCGTGCGCAGCCCCGTCGCCCACGGAGAGCTGCGATCGATCGACTCGGGAGCCGCACTCTCGATGCCGGGTGTCGTTGCCGTCTACACGGCCGCCGACCTCGCCCTCGATCCCATCCCGGACAGATCGCCGCCGTGGTTCAAGTCGCACCAGATGCCGCGTCGGCCACTCGTCACCGACCGTGTCCGGTACGCCGGCGACCCGATTGCGGTCGTCGTGGCAGGGTCGTCCCGTCAGGCAGAGGACGCGGCGGAGATGGTCTGGCCGGAGATCGAGCAACTCCCCTCCGTGCTCACGTTCGACGACGCCGTGGCGGACGACGTCGTCCTCTTCCCGAACGCCGGCTCGAACGTCGTCGCCCAGGCGTCTCTCGAGGCGGGCGAGGAACCGGACCTCGGAGACCTCGTCGAGGTGGTCGTCGACGTCGAGCATCCCCGTCTCGCCCCGTCTCCCATCGAAGCCCTGACGATCCTGGCGACCCCCGTTGGAGACGGCCTCCACGTCCACGTCGGCCATCAAGCTCCACACGAGATGAGGGACGACGTCGTCGAGGCACTCGGCTTGGTCCGGGACCAGGTACGAGTCACCGTTCCCGACGTCGGGGGCGCCTTCGGGATGAAGCGGCTCTACCCGGAGTACCTCGTGGCGTGCAAGGTTGCGTTGCTGCAGCGTCGCCCAGTCGCATGGATCCAACCGCGCCGGGAGATCTTCGCCGGAGGGACTCACGGACGAGCGATGCGCCACCGGGTGTCGCTCTGGGCGGATGAGGCGGGCCGGGTCCACAAGGCCCACATGCGTCTCCAGACGGAGGCGGGGGCGTACCCGCAGCTCGGTTCGCGTATCGCCCTCTTCACCCGTCTCGTCGCCGCCGGCCAGTACGACATCCCCAGGTTCGTGTTCGAGCTGACGAGTGTCGTCACGAACAAGGCGCCGATCGCGCCCTATCGGGGCGCCGGCAGGCCCGAGGCGGCACTCGCCATCGAGCGCGCCATGGACGCCGTCGCCAGGGCGCTCCACCTCGACCCGGTCGATGTGCGCCGCGTCAACTTCATCACGAAGCTTCCGCACGAGACCCCGACGGGGGCGACGTACGACTCAGGCGACTACCGCGCTGCCCTCGATCGCGCTCTCGAGTTGCTCGACTACGAGGGCACCAGGGCCGAGCAGGCGAGGCGGCGAGCAGCCGGGGAGACGCCCATCGGCATCGGGATCGCCTCCTTCATCGAGAGAGCGGGCGGGGCGATCGACTCCGGTGAGTACGCCTCGGCCGCCATCGCAGGCGACGGCACACTCGTCGTGAGGAGCGGCTCCGCCCCCTCCGGGCAGGGCCACGAGACGCTGTGGAGGAGCATCGCCGCCGGCGTGTTCGGCGTGGATCCCGCCACCGTCGCCCTCCACATGGGGGACACGGCCGAGGTACCACAAGGCACCGGCACGTACGCCAGCCGCTCGGTGCAGCTCGCCGGATCCTCGATACTCCGGATGGCGCGTCTCGTGCGCGGCCGAGCGGTCGCCGTAGCGGCCCGCATGCTCGAGGCAGCCGAGGCTGACGTCGAAGTGGCGAGCGGCGAGTTCCGGGTGGCAGGCGTCCCCGGAGCCGCGGTCACCCTCGCCCAGGTCGCCGCAGCGGCGGCGGGCACCGGGGAGAGTCTCTTCTCAGAGGAGCTCTACGTTCCGGGCGCTCAGACGTTCCCGTACGGCGTGCATGCCGCCGTGGTGGAGGTCGACATCGAGACCGGGCTGGTGACGATCGATCGCATGGTGGCGGTCGACGACGTCGGCAACGTCCTCGACCCGATGTCGATCGAGGGCCAACTCGTCGGCTCGATCGTGCAGGGCGTCGGCGCCGCCCTCTTCGAGGAGATGCGCTACGACGAGTCAGGCCAGCCCCTCACAGTGACGTTCATGGACTACCTGATGCCTCAGGCCACTCTGCGGGTGGACGTCTCCTCTGATCGCATCGTCAGTCCGGCGCCTTCGAACGACCTCGGCGCCAAAGGAGCGGGTGAAGGCGGCTGCATCGGGATGCCGGCAGCCATCGTCAACGCAGCCATCGACGCGCTGACACCGTACGGCGTGACGGATCTCCAGATCCCCTTGCAGCCGCAGCGGGTGTGGGCGGCGCTGCAGGCCGCGGTCGGGAAGGGCCCACCCTGA
- a CDS encoding Xaa-Pro peptidase family protein gives MDEFPTATTPAPGVMGVDWEVRVDFERLRTFRLGRIREQLEASGLGALLLFETSNIRYATATQIGYWAFNKGERWALVTRDGRPKVWDFGSAAKAHRLQLPHLFDETNSVGGNTGLQGAIGPEAGLHGRAAKEIAAALHDAGIPSEPLGVDMAETSVFLALQAEGLQVVDGQQAMMRAREIKSPDEVVLLSQASAMVDGVYQDIFEALKPGIRESDIVALAHARLFELGSEFVEAINSIAGERCSPHPHVFSDRLIRPGDQAYFDIIHAFNGYRTCYYRTFAVGRATISQRDAFKQAREWMDAAIDLVRPGNTTDMIAKVWPRAEEFGFVDEMDAFGLQFGHGVGVGLHERPIISRLNSLDDPIEIEEGMYFALETYAPAGDGKSAARIEEMMIVTEDGPQLTTLFPCEELLVANEY, from the coding sequence ATGGATGAGTTTCCGACGGCGACGACGCCGGCACCTGGCGTCATGGGGGTCGATTGGGAGGTCCGAGTCGACTTCGAGCGGCTCAGGACGTTCCGTCTGGGACGGATTCGTGAGCAACTCGAAGCCTCGGGGCTCGGCGCCCTGCTGCTCTTCGAGACCTCGAACATCCGCTACGCCACGGCGACCCAGATCGGCTACTGGGCATTCAACAAGGGTGAGAGGTGGGCGCTCGTCACGAGGGATGGGCGACCGAAGGTGTGGGACTTCGGCTCCGCGGCCAAGGCTCATCGGCTGCAACTCCCCCACCTGTTCGACGAGACGAACTCCGTCGGGGGGAACACTGGCCTCCAAGGGGCGATCGGGCCCGAGGCGGGCCTCCACGGGCGAGCCGCCAAGGAGATCGCGGCCGCCCTCCACGATGCCGGAATCCCATCGGAGCCGCTGGGTGTCGACATGGCAGAGACCTCCGTGTTCCTGGCGCTCCAGGCAGAAGGCCTCCAAGTCGTCGATGGTCAGCAGGCGATGATGCGGGCCCGCGAGATCAAGTCGCCGGACGAGGTCGTGCTCCTCTCCCAGGCGTCGGCGATGGTGGACGGCGTCTATCAGGACATCTTCGAAGCACTCAAGCCGGGCATCCGCGAGTCGGACATCGTGGCGCTGGCGCACGCCAGGCTGTTCGAATTGGGGTCGGAGTTCGTGGAAGCGATCAACTCGATCGCAGGCGAGCGGTGCTCACCTCACCCGCACGTCTTCTCCGATCGTCTCATCCGCCCGGGCGATCAGGCGTACTTCGACATCATCCACGCCTTCAACGGTTACCGGACGTGCTACTACCGGACGTTCGCCGTCGGCCGGGCGACGATTTCGCAACGAGATGCCTTCAAGCAGGCGCGCGAGTGGATGGACGCCGCCATCGACCTCGTGCGCCCGGGCAATACGACGGACATGATCGCCAAGGTGTGGCCGCGGGCGGAAGAGTTCGGGTTCGTCGACGAGATGGACGCCTTCGGGCTGCAGTTCGGTCACGGTGTCGGAGTGGGCCTCCACGAGCGGCCGATCATCTCCCGGCTCAATTCGCTGGACGACCCCATCGAGATCGAGGAGGGCATGTACTTCGCCCTCGAGACGTACGCCCCTGCCGGTGACGGCAAGTCGGCTGCCCGCATCGAGGAGATGATGATCGTCACCGAGGACGGCCCTCAACTCACGACCCTGTTCCCGTGCGAGGAGCTCCTCGTCGCCAACGAGTACTGA
- a CDS encoding amidohydrolase family protein — translation MAEDRTLLKGGTVLSLDPEVGNFRKGDVLIEGSKLTAVAPEIEAGDAEVIDASNTIVMPGFVDTHRHIWEGILRNIGTDVPLEGDVSYLAFILNVLAPVYRPEDAYAGDLISALGAIDAGITTLLDWSHIQATPDHSEAVIQALKDSGLRAVFAYGNPWWKAPDEEQDNWFRAIAANHFSSQDQMLTLAYATPGPEFIPFEMAQSHWELAREVGARITAHVGVGSFGKFDKVGEMGRAGLLGPDTTYIHCTTLNDDEVQMIVDTGGSVSLACPVEMMMGHGMPPTQRFLDRGLEPSLSVDVETNVPADFFTQMRSVISLQHALLFDAKLGGAEHVPEQVTTRDVIRWATIEGAKANGLDHKTGTLTPGKEADVIMLRTDRINVLPVNDPIGAVVWGMDTSNVDSVFIAGKAKKRAGELVGVDVAKVAELAHASRDYVVSTSGFNLPEI, via the coding sequence ATGGCAGAAGATCGAACGTTGCTGAAGGGTGGGACCGTCCTCAGCCTCGATCCCGAGGTTGGCAACTTCCGCAAGGGAGACGTGCTGATCGAAGGGTCGAAGCTCACCGCAGTCGCGCCGGAGATCGAGGCGGGCGACGCCGAGGTCATCGACGCCTCGAACACCATCGTGATGCCCGGGTTCGTGGACACGCACCGGCACATCTGGGAGGGCATCCTCAGGAACATCGGGACCGATGTCCCCCTCGAGGGCGACGTGAGCTACCTCGCCTTCATCCTCAACGTGCTCGCCCCGGTCTACAGGCCGGAGGACGCCTACGCCGGCGACCTGATCAGCGCCCTCGGCGCCATCGACGCCGGGATCACCACCTTGCTCGACTGGTCGCACATCCAGGCGACCCCCGACCACTCGGAAGCTGTCATCCAGGCGCTCAAGGACTCGGGCTTGCGGGCCGTGTTCGCCTACGGGAACCCATGGTGGAAGGCCCCGGACGAGGAGCAGGACAACTGGTTCAGAGCGATCGCGGCCAACCACTTCAGCTCGCAGGACCAGATGCTGACCCTCGCATACGCCACGCCCGGGCCGGAGTTCATACCGTTCGAGATGGCCCAGAGCCATTGGGAGCTCGCCAGGGAAGTGGGAGCACGCATCACCGCGCACGTCGGAGTCGGCTCCTTCGGCAAGTTCGACAAAGTCGGTGAGATGGGTCGGGCGGGGCTCCTCGGCCCAGACACGACGTACATCCACTGCACGACGCTCAACGACGACGAGGTGCAGATGATCGTCGACACGGGCGGGAGCGTCTCCCTGGCGTGCCCGGTCGAGATGATGATGGGTCATGGGATGCCGCCGACCCAACGCTTCCTCGATCGCGGTCTCGAGCCGAGCCTGAGCGTCGACGTGGAGACCAACGTGCCCGCCGACTTCTTCACCCAGATGCGTTCGGTCATCTCGCTGCAGCACGCTCTCCTGTTCGACGCCAAGCTCGGAGGCGCCGAGCACGTGCCCGAGCAGGTGACGACCAGGGACGTCATCCGATGGGCGACGATCGAAGGCGCCAAGGCGAACGGGCTCGACCACAAGACGGGGACGCTCACACCGGGCAAGGAAGCGGACGTGATCATGCTGCGCACCGACCGTATCAACGTTCTCCCGGTCAATGACCCGATCGGAGCCGTGGTCTGGGGAATGGACACGAGCAACGTCGACTCAGTCTTCATCGCAGGCAAGGCCAAGAAGCGCGCCGGGGAGCTCGTCGGTGTCGACGTCGCCAAGGTCGCAGAGCTTGCGCACGCTTCGAGAGACTACGTCGTGTCGACGTCCGGCTTCAACCTCCCGGAGATCTGA
- a CDS encoding LacI family DNA-binding transcriptional regulator: MIVSQDHSKKDTVTLHDVAREAGVHASTVSRALDPARDFKVKESTRQRIIDVAGRLGYRPHMVARWLQSGRTATVGIVVADLGNTFVTPIIHGVAGSIEGAGMLAIVAETLDDHARFKNILDHMLSRRVDAVVAISARADDQEILESAGRIIPVVIAARPLDETVLRQVVQDDVMGGESAAEHLVELGHRRVAQLRGPDDVANFARRAMGFSRVCRAHGVDEIELGDQARRPIISEGKRLTEQLVDRVDELPTAVFAHNDLMAIGALSVFGSAGLRVPGDVSLVGYNDLPMVGLLSPPLTTVRYPSLEVGQRVGEVVLQLLAGHDAEDIIIPPTFVVRESTRRVGSASLTRVAGAGPGS; this comes from the coding sequence GTGATCGTGTCACAGGATCACAGCAAGAAAGACACCGTCACGTTGCACGACGTGGCGCGAGAGGCCGGCGTCCATGCGTCGACCGTTTCTCGGGCACTCGACCCCGCCCGGGACTTCAAGGTCAAGGAGTCGACCCGGCAGCGCATCATCGACGTTGCCGGCCGCCTCGGATACCGACCCCACATGGTTGCGAGATGGCTCCAGAGCGGGCGCACGGCCACGGTGGGCATCGTCGTCGCCGACCTGGGGAACACCTTCGTCACCCCGATCATCCATGGCGTCGCCGGCTCGATCGAAGGAGCGGGAATGCTGGCGATCGTGGCGGAGACCCTGGACGACCACGCCCGCTTCAAGAACATCCTCGACCACATGCTGAGCCGCAGGGTCGACGCGGTTGTCGCGATATCGGCCCGCGCCGACGACCAGGAGATCCTCGAGTCTGCTGGCAGGATCATTCCCGTGGTCATCGCAGCGCGGCCGCTCGACGAGACCGTCCTGCGCCAGGTCGTGCAGGACGACGTGATGGGAGGCGAGTCGGCGGCCGAGCACCTCGTCGAGTTGGGGCACCGCCGGGTGGCGCAACTGCGGGGACCCGACGACGTGGCGAACTTCGCCCGCCGCGCCATGGGCTTCTCGCGAGTGTGCCGAGCTCACGGGGTCGACGAGATCGAGCTGGGCGACCAGGCCCGCCGGCCGATCATCTCGGAGGGCAAGCGCCTCACGGAGCAGCTCGTCGACCGGGTCGACGAGCTCCCGACGGCGGTGTTCGCCCACAACGACCTGATGGCGATCGGGGCCCTCTCGGTTTTCGGCTCGGCGGGCCTGCGTGTGCCGGGGGACGTCTCACTCGTCGGCTACAACGACCTTCCGATGGTCGGGCTGCTTTCTCCCCCGCTGACGACCGTCCGCTACCCGAGCCTCGAAGTCGGCCAGCGCGTCGGCGAGGTCGTCTTGCAGTTGCTGGCGGGTCACGATGCCGAGGACATCATCATCCCCCCGACGTTCGTCGTCCGGGAATCGACACGCCGCGTCGGCTCGGCTTCGCTCACGCGAGTGGCCGGTGCGGGTCCTGGCTCGTGA